One window from the genome of Hyalangium ruber encodes:
- a CDS encoding immunity 52 family protein — protein MIETYYVGAYWLGRREPARACAQRAEHFFRLLTRLDPSWSRWFRVKQSREQSLKHPVEPTAATFEAAFAQKKHQLPEHGFRFGIWNVEQQGQSTEIDFTCGSSSRFAVDVCLLQPPDEGAVAERVLTTAMMTEVLRAMVLAWEPDKGVVMSNAHLEKVSPDPSTAPHLLVGWMTYLSRRRGEVPALPQPVRVEPVEDKGSLIILTPERFTLSNPTHVELATRVWERLDQAGLAGPTRPWEE, from the coding sequence ATGATCGAGACGTACTACGTGGGTGCTTACTGGCTGGGCCGCAGGGAACCAGCGAGGGCATGCGCCCAACGCGCCGAACACTTCTTTCGCCTGCTGACCCGACTGGATCCGTCGTGGAGTCGCTGGTTCCGCGTGAAGCAGTCGCGCGAGCAATCCTTGAAGCACCCTGTCGAGCCCACGGCTGCGACGTTCGAGGCCGCCTTCGCGCAGAAGAAGCACCAACTCCCCGAACATGGCTTCCGGTTCGGCATATGGAACGTCGAGCAGCAAGGCCAGTCCACGGAGATTGATTTCACCTGCGGCTCCTCCTCCCGCTTCGCCGTGGATGTGTGCCTGCTCCAGCCTCCAGATGAGGGGGCTGTCGCGGAGCGCGTGCTCACCACCGCCATGATGACCGAGGTGCTCCGCGCCATGGTCCTGGCCTGGGAGCCCGACAAGGGCGTGGTCATGTCCAATGCGCACCTGGAGAAGGTCTCTCCTGATCCGTCTACGGCCCCGCACCTGCTGGTGGGCTGGATGACCTACCTCTCACGCCGTCGAGGCGAGGTGCCAGCCCTGCCCCAGCCCGTGCGCGTGGAGCCGGTGGAGGACAAGGGCTCGCTCATCATCCTCACCCCCGAGCGCTTCACCCTCTCCAACCCCACCCACGTGGAGCTGGCTACGCGTGTCTGGGAGCGGCTGGATCAGGCAGGGCTGGCGGGTCCCACGCGTCCCTGGGAAGAGTGA
- a CDS encoding protein kinase domain-containing protein translates to MLPWQEPVEEARGLIGQRFGRFEVVRELGRGGMGTVWLAEHTLIQKRVAVKVLHEHLARDQRLVSRFLSEARTLTLIQHENVVSIYDLDMRDGRPSLVMEYLEGQSLSAFVKGPLEPALAVDLLTQVCDALGAAHAHGIVHRDLKPANVFLVPGGNGRHRVKLLDFGIAKLLDYPTDMTPTQNGVLLGTPEFMSPEQCVGEAVDARADLYAVGVLGYFLLTGALPFNGRPAELLLAHLQKPPPLAHEARPGVPQALSRVLVRAMAKRPEQRFASAAELREALQATVAPRPAAPVFTARVRMSGAAGSMELRCDRVGRGGLFLHTEGVPPPLLEDVGLLLRLPGGELACTGQVVRHVSVAQAREWRMAPGFAVQLRDSAPGFLDALERLIAGERVAPQTPPLGVEHQNTRADSVLQRFRGRLRGDHYGVLGVPCEADFDAVRVGAREARLALEPLMKLPLSAGQRAQVERALERVAEALHVLGHPERRAEYDAGLRNLEGLLRCLSAGLTVTALEGCRRRFLEHHRVPEGHAMLHMVTGASFAAQGKLPEALAAYEAALRVDPLHLEALKIWRSLRNRVRATPPAEGAGR, encoded by the coding sequence GTGCTGCCCTGGCAGGAACCCGTCGAGGAGGCGCGTGGGCTCATCGGCCAGCGGTTCGGCCGCTTCGAGGTGGTGCGCGAGCTGGGCCGGGGCGGCATGGGGACGGTGTGGCTGGCCGAGCACACGTTGATCCAGAAGCGCGTGGCGGTGAAGGTGCTGCACGAGCACCTGGCGAGGGATCAGCGGCTGGTGTCTCGCTTCCTCTCCGAGGCGCGCACGCTCACGCTGATCCAGCACGAGAACGTCGTCTCCATCTATGACCTCGACATGCGAGACGGGCGCCCCTCGCTCGTCATGGAGTACCTGGAGGGGCAGAGCCTCTCCGCGTTCGTGAAGGGCCCGCTGGAGCCGGCGCTCGCGGTGGATCTGCTCACCCAGGTGTGTGACGCGCTCGGGGCCGCGCACGCCCACGGCATCGTCCACCGGGACCTCAAGCCGGCCAACGTCTTCCTGGTGCCTGGAGGCAACGGGCGCCACCGGGTGAAGCTGCTGGACTTCGGCATCGCCAAGCTCCTGGACTACCCCACGGACATGACGCCCACCCAGAACGGCGTGCTGCTGGGGACTCCGGAGTTCATGTCCCCCGAGCAGTGCGTGGGCGAGGCGGTGGATGCGCGCGCGGACCTGTACGCGGTGGGCGTGCTGGGCTACTTCCTGCTCACGGGAGCGCTGCCCTTCAACGGGCGCCCGGCGGAGCTGCTGCTGGCACACCTGCAGAAGCCGCCGCCGCTGGCGCACGAGGCCCGCCCGGGCGTGCCGCAGGCCCTCTCGCGGGTGCTGGTGCGGGCCATGGCCAAGCGCCCCGAGCAGCGCTTCGCCTCCGCCGCGGAGCTGCGCGAGGCGCTCCAGGCGACGGTTGCTCCCAGGCCCGCTGCTCCGGTGTTCACGGCGCGGGTGAGGATGAGCGGAGCGGCGGGCTCGATGGAGCTGCGCTGCGATCGCGTGGGTCGCGGGGGCCTCTTCCTGCACACCGAGGGCGTGCCGCCGCCGCTGCTGGAGGACGTGGGGTTGTTGTTGCGACTGCCCGGGGGCGAGCTGGCGTGTACGGGACAGGTGGTTCGGCACGTGTCGGTGGCGCAGGCGCGGGAGTGGCGCATGGCGCCGGGCTTCGCGGTGCAGCTGCGTGACTCGGCGCCGGGCTTCCTGGACGCCCTGGAGCGGCTGATCGCTGGCGAGCGGGTGGCGCCACAGACGCCGCCGCTGGGCGTCGAGCACCAGAACACGCGAGCGGACTCGGTGCTCCAGCGCTTCCGGGGCCGGCTGCGTGGGGACCACTACGGAGTGCTGGGCGTGCCGTGCGAGGCCGACTTCGACGCGGTGCGAGTGGGGGCTCGCGAGGCCCGCCTGGCGCTCGAGCCGCTCATGAAGCTGCCGCTGTCCGCGGGCCAGCGGGCCCAGGTGGAGCGGGCACTGGAGCGCGTGGCGGAGGCGCTGCACGTGCTGGGGCACCCGGAGCGGCGCGCGGAGTATGACGCGGGGCTGCGCAACCTGGAGGGGTTGCTGCGCTGCCTGTCGGCGGGGCTCACGGTGACGGCGCTGGAGGGGTGCCGCCGCCGCTTCCTGGAGCACCACCGCGTGCCGGAGGGCCACGCCATGTTGCACATGGTGACGGGGGCCTCGTTCGCAGCGCAGGGGAAGCTGCCCGAGGCGCTCGCCGCCTACGAGGCCGCGCTGCGGGTGGATCCGCTCCACCTCGAGGCGCTGAAGATCTGGCGCTCGTTGAGGAACCGGGTGCGGGCCACCCCCCCCGCGGAAGGCGCGGGCCGCTGA
- a CDS encoding ATP-binding protein: MREAPPVASILLVDDHPANLLALEVALEPLGQRLVTARSGAEALRKLADEDFAAVLLDVQMPELDGYQTARLIKAQEHTRHIPLLFLTAIHRDERQVLRGYAQGAVDYLLKPFDPDVLRAKVSTFVELYVRGEQLRAREARLRQQERELLVRQGEAHARALLDAMPQAVWAARPDGSQPWCNATWAALMEGSKTGEAGTSFLDTVHPEERELVRAGLHEALRSGRSWEGQHRMGRPEGWRWHRLRIIPQLSSGEAWSGFLCAATDIDDERRTQQVSQILSHASVVLSSSLDFHATLARLAQLAVPRFADWCAVDVVDSERPGTKLSRVAVAHVESIKAERVLELHQRYPPQEDDASGVARVLASGVPELLPEVPDTLLRRIVRDAEHLALLREVGFQSCIRVPMRTRERNLGVLTFVISGKRHRYDRRDLALAEELGRRAAVAMDNALLYLDAQRAQREAQEANRLKDEFLATLSHELRTPLTSILGWTQMLLRREDLGESGRRRGLETIERNARVQRQLVEDLLDVSRITAGKLSLDFKEVPLREVADAALESVRPTAEARGVVLQAGLEHLSDSVLADATRLQQVLWNLLTNAIKFTERGGCVSLDACREGGAVEFTVRDTGKGIPREFLPHVFERFRQAEIGREQGGLGLGLAIVRHLVELHGGSVGVHSDGPGTGATFKVRLPLRAAPEAGVVAPRASEELAASVSTLLSQGSC; this comes from the coding sequence ATGAGGGAAGCGCCTCCCGTCGCGAGCATTCTCCTGGTGGACGACCACCCAGCGAACCTGCTGGCGCTGGAAGTCGCCCTGGAGCCGCTCGGGCAGCGGCTGGTGACGGCCCGCTCCGGCGCGGAGGCGCTGCGCAAGCTGGCGGACGAGGACTTCGCCGCGGTGCTGCTGGATGTGCAGATGCCGGAGCTGGACGGCTACCAGACGGCCCGCCTCATCAAGGCGCAGGAGCACACCCGCCACATTCCCTTGCTCTTCCTCACCGCCATTCACCGAGATGAGCGCCAGGTGCTGCGCGGTTATGCGCAGGGGGCGGTGGACTACCTGCTCAAGCCCTTCGACCCGGACGTGCTGCGCGCCAAGGTGTCCACCTTCGTGGAGCTGTATGTGCGCGGCGAGCAGCTGAGGGCGCGCGAGGCCCGGTTGCGGCAGCAGGAGCGCGAGCTGTTGGTGCGCCAGGGCGAGGCCCACGCGCGCGCCCTGCTGGACGCCATGCCCCAGGCGGTGTGGGCGGCGCGGCCGGATGGGAGCCAGCCCTGGTGCAACGCGACATGGGCGGCGCTGATGGAGGGCTCGAAGACGGGCGAGGCCGGCACCTCCTTCCTGGACACGGTACACCCCGAGGAGCGGGAGCTGGTGCGCGCGGGCCTGCACGAGGCGCTGCGCTCCGGGCGCTCCTGGGAGGGGCAGCACCGCATGGGGCGGCCCGAGGGCTGGCGCTGGCACCGCCTGCGAATCATTCCCCAGCTGTCCAGCGGCGAGGCGTGGAGCGGCTTTCTGTGCGCGGCCACCGACATCGACGATGAGCGCCGCACCCAGCAGGTTTCACAGATTCTGTCGCACGCCAGCGTGGTGCTCTCCTCCTCGCTGGACTTCCACGCGACGCTGGCCCGGCTGGCCCAGCTGGCCGTGCCGCGCTTCGCCGACTGGTGCGCGGTGGACGTGGTGGACTCGGAGCGCCCCGGCACGAAGCTGAGCCGGGTGGCGGTGGCGCACGTGGAGTCCATCAAGGCCGAGCGGGTGCTGGAGCTGCACCAGCGCTACCCGCCCCAGGAGGACGACGCCTCGGGCGTGGCGCGCGTGCTGGCCTCGGGCGTGCCGGAGCTCTTGCCGGAGGTGCCCGACACGCTGCTGCGGCGAATCGTCCGCGACGCCGAGCACCTGGCGCTGCTGCGCGAGGTGGGCTTCCAGTCCTGCATCCGCGTGCCCATGCGCACCCGGGAGCGAAACCTCGGCGTGCTCACCTTCGTCATCTCCGGCAAGCGCCACCGCTATGACCGCAGGGACCTGGCGCTGGCCGAGGAGCTGGGCCGTCGGGCCGCGGTCGCCATGGACAACGCGCTGCTCTACCTCGACGCCCAGCGCGCCCAGCGCGAGGCCCAGGAGGCCAACCGCCTCAAGGACGAGTTCCTCGCCACGCTGTCGCACGAGCTGCGCACGCCGCTCACCTCCATCCTGGGCTGGACGCAGATGCTGTTGCGGCGCGAGGACCTGGGCGAGTCGGGGCGGCGCCGCGGCCTGGAGACCATCGAGCGCAACGCGCGCGTGCAGCGCCAGCTGGTGGAGGACCTGCTGGACGTCTCGCGCATCACCGCCGGCAAGCTCTCGCTGGACTTCAAGGAGGTGCCGCTGCGCGAGGTGGCGGACGCGGCGCTGGAGAGCGTGCGCCCGACGGCCGAGGCGCGCGGCGTGGTGTTGCAGGCGGGCCTGGAGCACCTCAGCGACAGCGTGCTGGCGGACGCCACGCGCCTGCAGCAGGTGCTGTGGAACCTGCTCACCAACGCCATCAAGTTCACCGAACGCGGCGGGTGCGTCAGTCTGGATGCCTGTCGTGAGGGCGGCGCGGTGGAGTTCACCGTGCGTGACACCGGCAAGGGCATCCCCCGTGAGTTCCTGCCGCACGTCTTCGAGCGCTTCCGCCAGGCGGAGATTGGCCGGGAGCAGGGCGGACTGGGGCTGGGGCTGGCCATCGTGCGCCACCTGGTAGAGCTGCACGGCGGCTCGGTGGGCGTACACAGCGACGGGCCGGGTACGGGCGCCACCTTCAAGGTGCGCCTGCCGCTGAGGGCCGCGCCGGAGGCGGGGGTGGTGGCGCCCCGGGCCTCCGAGGAGCTGGCGGCGTCCGTCTCCACCCTGCTCAGCCAGGGCTCCTGCTGA
- a CDS encoding DUF5985 family protein has protein sequence MFIKPMINGALVMACVVCALFFLRFWKASRDRLFAFFALAFTVMGCNWLVLTLVDVDDERRHYVYLIRLVSFLIILYAIWDKNRAGRGNPS, from the coding sequence ATGTTCATCAAGCCGATGATCAACGGCGCACTGGTGATGGCCTGCGTGGTGTGCGCCCTGTTCTTCCTGCGCTTCTGGAAGGCCTCCCGGGACCGGCTCTTCGCCTTCTTTGCGCTCGCCTTCACGGTGATGGGGTGCAACTGGCTGGTGCTCACCCTGGTGGATGTGGACGACGAGCGGCGCCACTACGTCTACCTCATCCGACTTGTCTCCTTTCTGATCATCCTCTACGCCATCTGGGACAAGAACCGGGCCGGGCGCGGCAACCCTTCGTAG
- a CDS encoding DUF5985 family protein, which produces MAEAVYILCALTSLACAVLLLRGYGRSHLRLLLWSGLCFVALAISNLVLFVDLVLVQGVDLSLWRSSIALVGVAILVYGLVWDAQ; this is translated from the coding sequence ATGGCTGAGGCGGTCTACATCCTCTGTGCCTTGACGAGCCTGGCATGCGCGGTGCTGCTGCTGCGAGGCTATGGTCGCTCCCACCTGCGCCTGCTGCTGTGGAGCGGCCTGTGCTTCGTGGCGCTGGCCATCAGCAACCTGGTGCTCTTCGTGGACCTGGTGCTCGTCCAGGGGGTGGACCTGTCCCTGTGGCGCAGCTCCATCGCGCTGGTGGGCGTGGCCATCCTGGTCTACGGCCTGGTCTGGGACGCGCAGTAG
- a CDS encoding hybrid sensor histidine kinase/response regulator → MSHPPREKVPILLVDDQPEGLMALEATLAPLGQQLVTARSGREALRHMLHQDFAAVLLDVVMPEMDGFETAMLIREREKSRNTPILFLTALLRGEVPEFRAYAVGAVDYLLKPYEPDILRSKVSIFVDLFRKTELVRKQAEALREAQQREHERELAQFQQRMEAERARAREEFLRKEMEAGRNQQRWLEAVLAALPTPLALLEPLSGRTLFSNRAAQELASGCLVYREARLLHPDALFTDADGKRLPEEALPAARAARGEVLNGLTVEWRLAEQRGVALAFSSRLPQMHGRPETVLLAMLDVTALHMTEQNLQRAVRVRDEFLSMASHELRTPLTSLKVHIQGALRSAARGDGAPLPLAQYVAKLETLEHNVGRLTHLVDNLLDITRISAGRLDFELTDVDLAAVVREVASRFNEDASRAGCRLTVSAERPVVGRWDRTRVDQVVTNLLTNALKYGAGAPVVLTVVEDGPHATLEVRDGGIGIPDEDRHRIFERFERAVPHEHYSGFGLGLWIVHQIVTGLGGTVSVESLPGKGATFRVQLPRVRESRSGEWRRAAQA, encoded by the coding sequence GTGAGCCACCCTCCTCGGGAGAAGGTCCCCATTCTGCTGGTGGACGACCAGCCCGAGGGGTTGATGGCGCTGGAGGCCACGCTGGCGCCGCTGGGCCAGCAGCTCGTCACCGCGCGCAGTGGCCGTGAGGCGCTGCGGCACATGCTGCACCAGGACTTCGCCGCCGTGCTGCTGGACGTGGTGATGCCGGAGATGGATGGCTTCGAGACGGCCATGCTCATCCGCGAGCGGGAGAAGAGCCGCAACACGCCCATTCTCTTCCTCACCGCCCTGCTGCGCGGCGAGGTGCCGGAGTTCCGCGCCTACGCGGTGGGCGCGGTGGACTACCTGCTCAAGCCCTACGAGCCGGACATCCTTCGCTCCAAGGTGAGCATCTTCGTGGACCTGTTCCGCAAGACGGAGCTGGTGCGCAAGCAGGCCGAGGCGCTGCGCGAGGCGCAGCAGCGCGAGCACGAGCGGGAGCTGGCCCAGTTCCAGCAACGCATGGAGGCCGAGCGCGCGCGGGCCCGCGAGGAGTTCTTGCGCAAGGAGATGGAGGCGGGCCGCAACCAGCAGCGCTGGCTGGAGGCGGTGCTGGCCGCGCTGCCCACCCCGCTGGCCCTGCTGGAGCCCCTCTCCGGGCGCACCTTGTTCTCCAACCGCGCCGCCCAGGAGCTGGCCAGCGGGTGCCTCGTGTACCGAGAGGCGCGGCTGCTGCACCCGGACGCCCTCTTCACGGACGCGGACGGCAAGCGCCTGCCCGAGGAGGCCCTGCCCGCCGCGCGCGCCGCCCGGGGCGAGGTGCTCAATGGCCTCACCGTGGAGTGGCGCCTGGCGGAGCAGCGCGGCGTGGCGCTGGCCTTCTCCTCCCGGCTGCCGCAGATGCATGGCCGCCCGGAGACGGTGTTGCTGGCCATGCTGGATGTGACGGCGCTGCACATGACGGAGCAGAACCTGCAGCGCGCGGTACGCGTGCGCGACGAGTTCCTCTCCATGGCCAGCCACGAGCTGCGCACCCCGCTCACCTCCCTCAAGGTCCACATCCAGGGCGCCCTGCGCTCCGCGGCTCGCGGGGACGGCGCGCCCCTGCCGCTGGCCCAGTACGTGGCGAAGCTGGAGACGCTGGAGCACAACGTCGGCCGGCTCACCCACCTGGTGGACAACCTGCTCGACATCACCCGCATCAGCGCGGGCCGCTTGGACTTCGAGCTGACGGACGTGGACCTGGCGGCCGTGGTGCGAGAGGTGGCCTCCCGCTTCAACGAGGACGCCTCGCGTGCTGGCTGCAGGCTCACGGTGAGCGCCGAGCGCCCCGTGGTGGGCCGGTGGGACCGCACCCGGGTGGATCAGGTGGTCACCAACCTGCTCACCAACGCCCTGAAGTACGGCGCCGGGGCGCCCGTAGTGCTCACCGTCGTCGAGGATGGCCCCCACGCCACCCTCGAGGTGCGCGACGGGGGCATTGGCATCCCCGACGAGGACCGCCACCGCATCTTCGAGCGCTTCGAGCGGGCGGTGCCCCACGAGCACTACAGCGGCTTCGGGCTGGGGCTGTGGATCGTTCACCAGATCGTCACCGGCCTGGGAGGCACCGTGTCGGTGGAGAGCTTGCCTGGCAAGGGCGCGACCTTCCGCGTGCAATTGCCCCGGGTGCGCGAGTCCCGCTCGGGTGAGTGGCGGCGGGCCGCTCAAGCGTGA
- a CDS encoding chemotaxis protein CheB translates to MSPLGLLVVGAPRNAAAEVEVLLSLLPARLNVPVALVLHRGPYDSLAGPLGRRCLLPVVEPDDKDELVAGHVYLAPAGYHLMVDRDSIALSREPSEHGQRPAINPLFESAADAYGPSAAGLLFSGHEDGWAGLSVLRERGGRAAVVGEGEAGEGGERVSLNEVKAWLARLSYGSRMKVQP, encoded by the coding sequence ATGAGTCCCCTGGGGCTGCTGGTGGTGGGCGCGCCGCGCAACGCCGCCGCGGAGGTGGAGGTGCTGCTGTCCCTGCTGCCCGCGCGCCTCAACGTGCCGGTGGCGCTGGTGCTCCACCGGGGCCCGTATGATTCGCTGGCGGGCCCGCTGGGCCGCCGCTGCCTGCTGCCCGTGGTGGAGCCGGACGACAAGGACGAGCTGGTGGCGGGCCACGTGTACCTGGCTCCCGCCGGCTACCACCTCATGGTGGACCGCGACAGCATCGCCCTCTCGCGCGAGCCCTCGGAGCATGGCCAGCGGCCCGCCATCAACCCGCTCTTCGAGTCGGCGGCGGATGCCTATGGGCCCTCCGCCGCGGGCCTGCTCTTCAGTGGACATGAAGACGGATGGGCGGGGCTCTCGGTCCTGCGGGAGCGCGGCGGGCGCGCGGCTGTGGTAGGAGAAGGGGAGGCGGGCGAGGGGGGGGAGCGGGTTTCGCTCAACGAAGTGAAGGCCTGGCTGGCGCGACTCTCCTACGGGTCGCGGATGAAGGTGCAACCGTGA
- a CDS encoding CheR family methyltransferase gives MSALTRGAELEVLELELLVEGVRRQYGFDLRNHSRPLLLRRLRRHLREERLDTFSSLQGKVLHDPEAMEGLLRALACPPEPLFADPAFFQAFRTRVVPMLRTYPSIRVWHAGCGSGEETYALAILLMEEGLWSRCRLYASDASEGLLADARTGVLPLPGEVDARNYQEAGGRRALTDYYTRDGNWAVLQPALREGIFFTQHNLATDGSFNEFQVVLCRDTLLAFNMALARRAHERLYESLTRFGFLCLGRKESVSRTPYATAYEEMQGTGRVFRRLS, from the coding sequence GTGAGTGCGCTCACGCGCGGGGCGGAGCTGGAGGTGCTCGAGCTGGAGTTGCTCGTGGAAGGGGTGCGCCGCCAGTACGGCTTCGATCTGCGCAACCACTCGCGGCCGCTCCTGCTCCGGCGGCTGCGGCGCCACCTGCGCGAGGAGCGCCTGGACACCTTCTCCTCGTTGCAGGGCAAGGTGTTGCATGACCCGGAGGCCATGGAGGGCCTGCTGCGCGCGCTGGCCTGTCCTCCCGAGCCCCTGTTCGCCGACCCCGCCTTCTTCCAGGCCTTCCGCACCCGGGTGGTGCCCATGCTGCGCACCTACCCCTCCATCCGGGTGTGGCATGCGGGCTGCGGCTCGGGCGAGGAGACGTATGCCCTGGCCATCCTGCTGATGGAGGAGGGGCTGTGGAGCCGCTGCCGACTGTACGCCTCGGATGCGAGCGAGGGGCTGCTGGCGGACGCGCGCACCGGGGTGCTGCCTCTGCCGGGCGAGGTGGACGCGCGCAACTACCAGGAGGCGGGTGGCCGGCGCGCGCTGACGGACTACTACACGCGCGACGGCAACTGGGCGGTGCTCCAGCCGGCCCTGCGCGAGGGCATCTTCTTCACCCAGCACAACCTGGCCACGGACGGCTCCTTCAACGAGTTCCAGGTCGTCCTCTGCCGCGACACGCTGCTGGCCTTCAACATGGCGCTGGCCCGGCGCGCGCACGAGCGCCTGTACGAGAGCCTCACGCGCTTTGGCTTCCTGTGCCTGGGGCGTAAGGAGTCCGTCTCACGAACCCCCTACGCCACGGCCTATGAGGAGATGCAGGGCACGGGCCGTGTCTTCCGGAGGCTGTCATGA